ATATTTTAGTACCGTCCGACGGCAACAAAACTTGACTTGTCATTGTAAACCTCATGCAATTTTCAAGCCACTGCTTTCATGTAACCATATCTAAGCATTATCGCTTTTGATGCATCATACATAATACCGGACTCATCATGACTATTCTCGTAACCGGAAAAATAGGCGTCATTGACGGCGATTTCGTGCTCAACTGGCTCGCGAGTAGCGGCAAAACCGTAGTCAACCTAAGAGCTAACAAAAATCGACAGAACAAGTTGATGCCAAGCCTTGTCAGACGGGCATGAGACGTCAACTTGTCACCCAGAAGCTGTGGAAATCCTTACAGCCGCAGTTTCCCCTGCCACCTCGTCCCCGTGGCAGGGGTCGCCCCCGCTTGGATGATCGGGCCGCTCTGAACGGCATCCTATTTGTCCTCACCACGAGTATCCCATCGGAGGACCTGCCGCAAGAGTTGGGCTTCGGCAGCGGCATGACCTGCTGGCGACTACTACGAAATTGGCAGCTCAAAGGTCTCTGGGATCAGCTTCATCGTAAGCGTCATCCCGAGGCCATATTGACGCTTACAGCTTTACTTCGGAGAGCCGCTGGTTGACCTCGTCCAGATTGAAGGCAGCAGGATCGAAGCTGCCACCACACCATTCGAGCATCGCCTCATGCTCCTCATGCGTCGGGTCGTCGATGGCTTCCAAAAACTCGTAATAGCCCGGCACGCCTCCGTCATCTT
This genomic window from Chromobacterium violaceum ATCC 12472 contains:
- a CDS encoding transposase; translation: MRRQLVTQKLWKSLQPQFPLPPRPRGRGRPRLDDRAALNGILFVLTTSIPSEDLPQELGFGSGMTCWRLLRNWQLKGLWDQLHRKRHPEAILTLTALLRRAAG
- a CDS encoding plasmid pRiA4b ORF-3 family protein; translated protein: MDERQERVQSSPHQLSGGDVDVDPICLDGSNACSPEDDGGVPGYYEFLEAIDDPTHEEHEAMLEWCGGSFDPAAFNLDEVNQRLSEVKL